From a region of the Babylonia areolata isolate BAREFJ2019XMU chromosome 21, ASM4173473v1, whole genome shotgun sequence genome:
- the LOC143296054 gene encoding uncharacterized protein LOC143296054 isoform X1 codes for MNDIQNLIRVYETDLENLQLYESSQVITEEEQGQVDEQKRRATLQLQVLRKQLQQGLKESLAFILTYAGIFLLLILVHFGKQVVNFISDLDVYDQFPKVQNNNDEKDNPIE; via the exons ATGAATGACATACAAAACTTAATTCGTGTCTACGAGACTGACCTTGAAAATCTGCAGCTGTATGAAAGCAGCCAAGTTATTACCGAGGAGGAACA GGGACAGGTGGACGAACAGAAGAGGAGAGCCACCTTGCAGCTTCAGGTGTTGA GGAAGCAGCTACAACAGGGCCTGAAAGAGAGCCTGGCCTTCATTCTCACCTATGCTGGCATATTTCTGCTGTTGATACTGGTTCACTTTGGGAAACAGGTGGTCAATTTCATAAGTGACCTGGATGTTTACGATCAGTTTCCCAAAGtccaaaacaacaacgatgagAAGGACAATCCCATTGAGTAG
- the LOC143296054 gene encoding uncharacterized protein LOC143296054 isoform X2: MFCDVCPILVIKGHRGQVDEQKRRATLQLQVLRKQLQQGLKESLAFILTYAGIFLLLILVHFGKQVVNFISDLDVYDQFPKVQNNNDEKDNPIE; this comes from the exons ATGTTCTGTGATGTGTGCCCCATTCTGGTAATCAAAGGTCACAG GGGACAGGTGGACGAACAGAAGAGGAGAGCCACCTTGCAGCTTCAGGTGTTGA GGAAGCAGCTACAACAGGGCCTGAAAGAGAGCCTGGCCTTCATTCTCACCTATGCTGGCATATTTCTGCTGTTGATACTGGTTCACTTTGGGAAACAGGTGGTCAATTTCATAAGTGACCTGGATGTTTACGATCAGTTTCCCAAAGtccaaaacaacaacgatgagAAGGACAATCCCATTGAGTAG